In Desulfovibrio sp., the following are encoded in one genomic region:
- a CDS encoding malate dehydrogenase translates to MALFTKEEALRYHSAARVGKLEVVPCKPFRNQKDLSMAYSPGVAEACRAIHADPSKIYDYTNRGNNVAVVSNGTAVLGLGNIGPKAGKPVMEGKGFLFKIFADIDVYDLNINAAKPEQVIEFCKMLEPSVGGINLEDIKAPECFEIEQTLIEMLEIPVFHDDQHGTAIVSAAGLLNACEITGKKIEDLRVVVSGAGAAAIACSKLYVAMGIARENIAMFDTKGHINKSRTGLHATKAFFGDAQKKEYASLGEAMKGADVFLGLSVKDAVNQDMVKGMGKSPVIFAMANPDPEIPYPDAKAARPDAIMGTGRSDFPNQVNNVSGFPFIFRGALDAGSRMINEEMKMAAAKAIAELAKEPVPSEICDMYGVKELKLGLDYVMPKALDFRMLEWEAPAVAKAAMDTGVATKKLDLEQYRKDLRKRMDDAHKRMNQFLTTYDLSMIV, encoded by the coding sequence ATGGCCCTGTTCACCAAAGAGGAAGCCCTGCGCTACCATTCGGCAGCGCGTGTCGGCAAGCTTGAAGTGGTTCCCTGCAAACCCTTCCGCAACCAGAAAGACCTCTCCATGGCCTACTCGCCGGGCGTGGCGGAGGCGTGCCGCGCAATCCATGCCGACCCGTCGAAGATTTACGACTACACCAACCGCGGCAACAACGTCGCCGTCGTGTCCAACGGCACCGCCGTTCTGGGCCTTGGCAACATCGGCCCCAAGGCCGGCAAGCCCGTCATGGAAGGCAAGGGTTTTCTCTTCAAGATCTTTGCCGACATCGACGTCTACGACCTGAACATCAACGCGGCCAAACCCGAGCAGGTCATCGAGTTCTGCAAGATGCTCGAACCCTCCGTGGGCGGCATCAACCTGGAAGACATAAAGGCTCCCGAGTGTTTCGAAATCGAGCAGACCTTGATCGAAATGCTTGAGATCCCCGTTTTCCACGACGACCAGCACGGCACCGCCATCGTGTCCGCAGCCGGGCTTCTGAACGCCTGCGAGATCACCGGCAAGAAGATCGAGGATCTGCGCGTGGTCGTTTCCGGCGCCGGCGCGGCCGCCATCGCCTGCTCCAAGCTGTACGTGGCCATGGGCATCGCCCGCGAGAACATCGCCATGTTCGACACCAAGGGCCACATCAACAAGAGCCGCACCGGCCTGCACGCCACCAAAGCCTTCTTCGGCGACGCGCAGAAGAAGGAATACGCAAGCCTTGGCGAAGCCATGAAGGGCGCAGACGTGTTCCTGGGCCTTTCCGTCAAGGACGCGGTCAACCAGGACATGGTCAAGGGCATGGGCAAGTCTCCGGTGATCTTCGCCATGGCCAACCCCGACCCCGAAATCCCCTATCCCGACGCCAAGGCCGCCCGCCCCGACGCCATCATGGGCACCGGCCGTTCGGACTTCCCGAACCAGGTCAACAACGTCTCCGGCTTCCCCTTCATTTTCCGCGGAGCCCTGGACGCCGGTTCCAGGATGATCAACGAAGAGATGAAGATGGCCGCTGCCAAAGCCATTGCCGAGTTGGCCAAGGAGCCCGTTCCTTCCGAAATCTGCGATATGTACGGCGTGAAGGAACTCAAGCTCGGCCTGGACTACGTCATGCCCAAGGCCCTGGACTTCCGCATGCTCGAGTGGGAAGCCCCCGCCGTGGCCAAGGCCGCCATGGATACCGGCGTGGCCACCAAGAAGCTCGACCTCGAACAGTACAGGAAGGACCTGCGCAAGCGCATGGACGATGCCCACAAGCGCATGAACCAGTTCCTCACCACCTACGACCTGAGCATGATCGTCTAA
- a CDS encoding glycosyltransferase family 9 protein: MRTLVINLTRFGDLLQTQPVFTGLKQAGGEVGLVCLQNFQAATRLVRHLDSVFPVAGAKFLAELDRGWPLALGDCLGWAHGVRADFKPECIINLTPSLPGRLLAKILGDVPVLGFALDDFGFGSYSTPWAAFLEATSRYRGSSPFNLVDLFFKAAHLGDAPRDFRLADPDPQALLAVQGMVSEQCALANSGLVGMQLGASAAKRQWPTGHFARTAEFLWERHRLLPVLLGSKEEEPLAMSFAAGSSVPHVNLVGRTGLSELAAAVGMLRLLVTNDTGTMHLAAGLDVPILAIFLATAQPWDTGPYRAGTCCLEPDMECHPCSFSHECQTGWSCREAVTPEAATAFLDGFLTSGRWPELSGLGARAWESVNGQGGFLSLASRSGHGKSLPAVWNAIQRAAWRRFLDGEPLVFTGDEAENLPLAFRTRLHGVLSQASGLCEVLLKQAQVLSHAQHQTMRSKFMGTWQRLESLFASEPSLSALSHLWMHLSQAESHDLSHFTGFAGRVSEFVSSLARLLAPRQ; the protein is encoded by the coding sequence ATGCGCACATTGGTCATAAATTTGACCCGCTTCGGGGACCTGCTCCAGACGCAACCAGTGTTTACGGGGCTCAAGCAGGCAGGCGGCGAGGTCGGCCTGGTCTGCCTCCAGAACTTTCAGGCCGCCACCAGGCTTGTGAGGCATTTGGATTCGGTGTTCCCTGTGGCTGGTGCGAAATTCCTGGCCGAACTCGACCGGGGCTGGCCCCTGGCTCTGGGCGACTGTCTCGGCTGGGCCCATGGCGTCCGCGCGGACTTTAAGCCTGAGTGCATCATCAACCTGACCCCTTCGCTCCCCGGGAGGCTCCTGGCCAAGATTCTCGGGGATGTTCCCGTGCTGGGCTTCGCGCTCGACGACTTTGGTTTCGGCTCCTACTCCACGCCGTGGGCCGCTTTTTTGGAGGCCACATCGCGGTACAGGGGCTCAAGCCCGTTCAATCTCGTGGATCTCTTTTTCAAGGCCGCCCACCTGGGAGACGCACCCAGAGACTTCCGCCTGGCCGACCCGGACCCTCAGGCGTTGCTGGCCGTGCAAGGCATGGTCTCGGAGCAATGCGCACTCGCGAACTCCGGCCTTGTGGGCATGCAGCTCGGGGCAAGCGCGGCCAAACGCCAGTGGCCCACCGGGCATTTCGCCAGAACCGCTGAGTTTTTATGGGAGCGTCACCGGCTGCTGCCGGTGCTTTTGGGCTCAAAAGAGGAAGAGCCTCTGGCAATGTCCTTCGCGGCCGGTTCCAGCGTGCCCCATGTGAACCTGGTTGGGCGCACCGGCCTTAGCGAACTGGCAGCGGCCGTCGGCATGCTGCGGCTTCTGGTCACCAACGACACGGGCACCATGCATCTGGCCGCCGGGCTTGACGTGCCCATCCTGGCGATCTTTCTGGCCACGGCCCAGCCGTGGGACACCGGACCGTACCGGGCCGGGACCTGCTGCCTGGAACCGGACATGGAGTGCCACCCCTGCTCGTTCTCCCACGAATGCCAGACAGGCTGGTCCTGCCGGGAAGCCGTCACTCCGGAAGCCGCAACGGCCTTTCTGGACGGTTTCCTCACGAGCGGCAGGTGGCCCGAACTCTCAGGACTTGGGGCAAGGGCCTGGGAGAGTGTGAACGGGCAGGGCGGGTTCTTGTCCCTTGCGTCCCGCTCCGGCCACGGGAAGAGCCTGCCCGCCGTATGGAACGCGATTCAGCGCGCCGCATGGCGGCGGTTTCTTGACGGCGAACCGCTTGTTTTCACGGGCGACGAAGCCGAGAACCTGCCGCTTGCATTCAGAACCAGGCTGCACGGTGTTCTCTCCCAGGCCTCCGGGCTCTGCGAAGTGCTCCTCAAGCAGGCCCAGGTGCTGTCCCATGCGCAACACCAGACCATGCGCTCCAAATTCATGGGAACCTGGCAGCGCCTGGAATCCCTGTTTGCTTCCGAGCCTTCCTTGAGCGCCCTGTCGCATCTGTGGATGCACCTCTCCCAGGCCGAAAGTCACGATCTCTCTCACTTCACCGGATTCGCCGGAAGGGTCTCCGAATTCGTCTCGTCGCTTGCCCGCCTGCTCGCTCCGCGGCAGTAA